The following are encoded in a window of Algiphilus aromaticivorans DG1253 genomic DNA:
- a CDS encoding sulfotransferase domain-containing protein — MRRPNFFIVGAPKSGTSSLANWLASHPRVFMPKIKEVQFFNSDFGNRKIRSIEEYEQIFSGSNLGHLAVGEATARYLYSRAAIPAIMRYAHEPRIIVMIRDPVSMAPSLHEQTFVNGDEDEPNFENAWRLQKQREHGIKIPIGCRDPELLQYGRLCMLGEQLERMFSIVPREKVLVLNIEDVKADPRKIYLDTLGFLGLPDDGRTDFPAINTAKRRLFPRSWRYLRRANLAMVEAGMPQFRIASRVLGLIERKTRREHKRAPVSFLLRQELRDYFSCDVRRLEDVTGLDLKHWR; from the coding sequence GTGAGGCGGCCGAATTTTTTCATCGTTGGCGCCCCAAAATCTGGCACCAGTTCGCTAGCAAATTGGTTGGCCTCTCATCCGCGTGTGTTCATGCCAAAAATTAAGGAGGTTCAGTTTTTTAACTCGGATTTTGGGAACAGGAAGATTCGTAGTATAGAGGAATATGAGCAGATTTTTTCTGGATCGAATTTAGGCCACCTTGCTGTTGGTGAGGCTACTGCGCGATATCTCTACTCACGCGCCGCTATTCCAGCGATCATGCGCTACGCTCATGAACCGCGTATCATTGTAATGATTAGAGATCCTGTCAGTATGGCGCCTTCGCTTCATGAGCAAACGTTTGTTAATGGTGATGAAGATGAGCCAAATTTCGAAAACGCCTGGAGGTTGCAGAAGCAACGTGAGCATGGAATAAAAATACCAATAGGCTGTCGAGACCCTGAATTACTGCAATACGGTCGGCTTTGTATGCTCGGCGAGCAACTTGAGCGCATGTTCAGCATAGTGCCCAGGGAGAAGGTTTTGGTTCTAAATATCGAAGACGTTAAGGCGGATCCGCGCAAAATATACCTTGATACTCTCGGTTTTCTTGGGTTACCGGATGATGGGAGAACCGATTTTCCGGCTATCAATACTGCTAAGCGGCGCCTCTTCCCAAGGAGCTGGCGGTATCTTAGAAGAGCGAATCTGGCTATGGTCGAGGCTGGCATGCCTCAGTTTCGCATCGCGTCCAGAGTCCTTGGGTTAATTGAAAGAAAAACCCGACGCGAGCATAAAAGGGCCCCGGTAAGTTTCTTATTGCGGCAGGAGCTTCGTGATTACTTCTCATGCGATGTCCGCAGGCTGGAGGATGTTACTGGGCTCGACTTGAAGCATTGGCGTTGA
- a CDS encoding alkaline phosphatase D family protein, which translates to MKGLTAVGALAALGGLAHGGQRPLRFTHGVASGDPLQDRVMLWTRALPEDGEAIALNWTIARDAGFRDTVVQGTAWATAATDFTVKIDAHGLAPGERYHYRFVAEGQTSPTGRTCTLPVGDVSRYRLAVMSCAHYAAGYFNVYGAVAARDDVDVVLHLGDYIYEYGMDGYAGDIGRHVMPDRATVSLADYRERYAHYRLDPDLQALHAAKPMIAVWDDHETANDAWKTGAQNHDAATEGPYRERAEAARRAYLEWLPIRENTDDPQQIYRAFDIGKLARLIMLDTRRIGRDRQLSYSRDVPNRRWPFDVSDPDHPVPMTSEKVTPGPSVKHIEVPFDTRSEPPTPITDLDYIKTLDPDALPEGLRFLPDAERFKAERLQDPDRSMLGEAQEAWVAAQLEASVASDQTWQILGQQVVMGRAPAADLMDVIDWTQLPAERRAFHEDVAWRAHNGLPFGLDAWDGYPPARERLYRRIRAAKADAVVLAGDTHNAWALELHDDAGTPVGVEFACPSVSSPGIEYWVPGNPEAVAERYLAASPELIWGDTSRRGFTLVTLEPDAARSDWYFVDTVASRDFTLRRGQSLQTTPKEHHLRPAHTNG; encoded by the coding sequence TTGAAAGGCCTGACGGCAGTGGGTGCGCTGGCTGCGCTGGGTGGGCTCGCACACGGAGGGCAGCGGCCGCTGCGCTTCACCCACGGCGTCGCCAGCGGCGACCCGCTGCAGGATCGCGTCATGCTCTGGACACGCGCGCTGCCGGAGGACGGCGAAGCCATCGCCCTGAACTGGACCATCGCGCGTGACGCGGGCTTCCGCGACACCGTCGTGCAGGGCACGGCCTGGGCCACGGCCGCGACGGATTTCACAGTCAAGATTGATGCACACGGCCTGGCGCCGGGTGAGCGCTACCACTACCGCTTTGTCGCCGAGGGGCAGACATCGCCCACCGGGCGCACCTGCACGCTGCCGGTCGGCGACGTGTCCCGCTACCGGCTGGCGGTCATGTCCTGCGCGCATTACGCGGCCGGCTACTTCAACGTCTACGGCGCCGTCGCGGCGCGAGACGACGTCGACGTCGTGCTGCATCTCGGCGACTACATCTACGAGTACGGCATGGACGGCTACGCCGGCGATATCGGCCGGCACGTGATGCCGGACCGGGCGACCGTGTCCCTTGCCGACTATCGCGAACGCTATGCCCACTATCGCCTCGACCCCGATCTGCAGGCCCTGCACGCCGCCAAGCCGATGATCGCCGTCTGGGACGATCACGAAACCGCCAACGACGCCTGGAAGACCGGCGCGCAGAATCACGACGCGGCCACGGAAGGGCCGTACCGGGAACGCGCCGAGGCCGCCCGGCGGGCCTATCTCGAATGGTTGCCGATCCGCGAGAACACGGACGACCCGCAGCAGATCTACCGCGCCTTCGACATCGGCAAGCTCGCCCGCCTGATCATGCTGGACACGCGCCGCATCGGCCGCGACCGGCAGCTGTCCTATTCCCGCGACGTGCCGAATCGGCGCTGGCCCTTCGATGTCAGCGACCCCGACCATCCGGTGCCCATGACGAGTGAGAAGGTCACTCCGGGCCCATCGGTCAAGCACATTGAAGTGCCCTTCGACACCCGCAGCGAACCGCCGACACCGATCACGGACCTCGACTACATCAAGACCCTGGACCCCGACGCGCTACCGGAGGGGCTGCGCTTTCTGCCCGACGCCGAACGCTTCAAGGCGGAGCGCCTTCAGGACCCCGACCGTTCCATGCTGGGAGAGGCGCAGGAAGCCTGGGTCGCCGCCCAACTGGAAGCATCGGTCGCCTCGGACCAGACCTGGCAGATCCTCGGCCAGCAGGTCGTCATGGGCCGCGCCCCTGCCGCCGATCTGATGGATGTCATCGACTGGACACAGCTCCCTGCCGAGCGGCGAGCGTTCCACGAGGACGTAGCCTGGCGCGCCCACAACGGCCTGCCCTTCGGCCTGGATGCCTGGGACGGCTATCCGCCCGCGCGGGAACGCCTCTATCGCCGCATTCGTGCGGCCAAAGCCGACGCCGTGGTGCTGGCGGGCGATACACACAATGCCTGGGCGCTGGAGCTGCATGATGATGCCGGTACACCGGTGGGCGTCGAGTTCGCCTGCCCCAGCGTCAGCTCTCCCGGCATCGAGTACTGGGTGCCGGGCAACCCCGAGGCCGTCGCCGAACGCTACCTCGCCGCCAGCCCCGAGCTGATCTGGGGAGACACCTCCCGGCGCGGCTTCACCCTGGTGACGCTGGAACCGGACGCAGCCCGGTCGGACTGGTACTTCGTCGACACCGTCGCCAGCCGCGATTTCACTCTCCGGCGCGGGCAGAGTCTGCAAACCACGCCGAAGGAGCATCACCTGAGACCAGCACATACCAACGGCTGA
- a CDS encoding SAM-dependent methyltransferase — protein MISEATQAVITHYERRHEFRGDVFGAQPYANYGYWARPDLTLEQASEALTDLVAASAGLGQGDKVLDVGCGYGAGAVKFVKRYDVDAVTGIDVTPVRIASGQDYIAEHSVADRITLQEGDATAMSFGDESFHKVVSVECAFHFDTREAFLKEAARVLVPGGTLALTDIIPRRGVDPSAYLTGETTNQSQVCLDMPANAYDADVYADLLRSTGFEAVRIESLLEWTRIPFADALARVAAASEGERAEQISRMATRIRQLIELGEDYVLVTARRS, from the coding sequence ATGATCAGCGAAGCGACGCAGGCGGTCATTACGCATTACGAGCGGCGGCACGAGTTCCGCGGCGATGTCTTCGGTGCGCAGCCCTATGCCAACTACGGCTACTGGGCGCGGCCGGACCTGACGCTGGAGCAGGCCTCGGAAGCCTTGACCGATCTGGTCGCAGCCTCGGCCGGACTGGGGCAGGGCGACAAGGTGCTGGACGTCGGCTGCGGCTATGGTGCGGGCGCGGTGAAGTTCGTGAAGCGCTATGACGTGGATGCGGTAACCGGTATCGATGTCACGCCCGTGCGCATCGCCAGCGGCCAGGACTACATCGCCGAGCACAGCGTGGCCGACCGCATCACGCTGCAGGAAGGCGACGCCACCGCGATGAGCTTTGGTGATGAAAGTTTCCACAAAGTCGTTTCCGTGGAATGTGCCTTTCACTTCGACACCCGCGAAGCATTCCTGAAGGAGGCTGCGCGCGTGCTCGTGCCGGGTGGGACCTTGGCGTTGACCGATATCATTCCGCGCCGTGGCGTGGATCCGTCGGCTTATCTCACCGGCGAGACCACCAATCAGAGCCAGGTCTGTTTGGATATGCCGGCCAACGCCTACGACGCGGATGTCTATGCCGACCTTCTCCGTTCCACGGGTTTCGAGGCCGTGCGCATCGAGTCGCTTCTGGAATGGACGCGCATCCCCTTCGCCGATGCACTGGCGCGCGTGGCTGCGGCCAGCGAGGGAGAGCGTGCCGAGCAGATATCGCGCATGGCAACGCGCATCCGTCAGCTGATCGAGTTGGGCGAGGACTATGTGTTGGTGACGGCGCGGCGGAGCTGA
- a CDS encoding DUF354 domain-containing protein has protein sequence MRVLIDIGHPAHVHFFKNPIRLLRDRGDKVLVTSRDKECAVPLLDQLGVEHRCLSAQHDGGAGGMARELVQRNRALIRQVRDFRPDVITGVGGIFAAQTGFLTRTRSVVFYDTERATLQNALTYPFASRIVVPECYEGWTPKRRTVRYRGCHELSYLHPRYFQPDIEKAYEAGLARSGNTFLLRLVSWKANHDLHEKGWPLDQLQALVKELTKMGHLIISSEAELPVDLAPYAYNGRADQMHHLMAFCRAFIGESATMASECAVLGVPSLYVARESQFRGYITWHNRETKLVRHVADHDLHLLLYELQAITAPTVDQRRRQREAFLDSCLDVPELVVHALRR, from the coding sequence ATGCGGGTACTGATCGACATCGGCCACCCGGCCCACGTCCATTTCTTCAAGAACCCGATTCGCCTTTTGCGCGACCGGGGCGACAAAGTGCTGGTCACCAGCCGCGACAAGGAATGCGCTGTTCCGCTGCTCGATCAGCTCGGCGTCGAGCACCGCTGCCTGTCCGCGCAGCACGACGGCGGAGCCGGCGGTATGGCGCGTGAATTGGTCCAGCGCAACCGCGCGCTTATCCGTCAGGTGCGGGACTTCCGCCCCGACGTCATCACCGGAGTCGGCGGCATCTTCGCTGCGCAGACCGGTTTTCTGACGCGAACTCGCTCCGTAGTCTTCTACGATACCGAGCGCGCAACACTACAGAACGCCCTCACTTACCCCTTCGCTTCCCGCATCGTGGTCCCTGAATGCTACGAAGGCTGGACACCCAAACGGCGCACGGTGCGCTATCGCGGCTGCCACGAACTCTCTTATCTGCATCCCCGCTACTTTCAGCCCGACATAGAAAAAGCATACGAAGCGGGCCTGGCACGCTCCGGTAACACCTTCCTGCTTCGCCTCGTATCGTGGAAAGCAAATCACGACCTTCATGAAAAGGGCTGGCCCCTTGATCAGCTCCAAGCGTTGGTCAAGGAACTCACAAAAATGGGCCATCTCATCATCTCGTCCGAAGCCGAGCTTCCGGTCGACCTTGCACCATACGCTTACAACGGCAGAGCCGACCAGATGCATCACCTGATGGCCTTCTGCAGAGCCTTCATCGGGGAGAGCGCGACGATGGCCTCCGAGTGCGCCGTGCTCGGAGTACCAAGTTTGTATGTCGCCCGGGAAAGCCAATTTCGCGGCTATATCACTTGGCACAACAGGGAGACGAAGCTCGTCCGGCACGTGGCCGATCATGACCTCCACCTGCTTCTATATGAGCTGCAAGCGATAACTGCACCGACTGTCGACCAACGACGCCGACAGCGTGAAGCCTTTCTCGATTCCTGCTTAGACGTCCCAGAACTTGTCGTACACGCGCTCCGACGATAA
- a CDS encoding nucleotide sugar dehydrogenase: MESGTEETVAIIGLGYVGLPLLLRCSEAGFRVIGIDADPDKTEALRAGRSYLAHIDSRRVAGLAKAGAEFSTDCASVADADVVVLCLPTPLDEHLQPDLSFVTDTLDAIAPHVRAGQLLSLESTTYPGTTEEEVCARVAARGFTVGEDVFVVYSPEREDPGNAAFTTRTVPKVVGGATPACLERGVAFYSRVVDQVVPVSSLRAAEMTKLLENIHRAVNIGLVNEMKMVADAMDIDIHEVIDAASTKPFGFVPYRPGPGLGGHCIPIDPFYLSWKAREFGVDTRFIELAGQVNHAMPGWVVSKVSEALNAHGKPVKGSRILILGIAYKKNVDDMRETPAAEVMKLLAERGAVLSYSDPHVPRFKPMRRYRFDLESVPLSAETLAAQDCVVLVTDHDAFDYELIGRASELIVDTRGRFRGGAPGVVAA; the protein is encoded by the coding sequence ATGGAATCTGGAACGGAAGAAACGGTCGCGATCATCGGCCTTGGTTACGTCGGCCTGCCCCTGCTGTTGCGCTGCTCGGAGGCTGGCTTTCGCGTCATCGGTATCGACGCGGATCCGGACAAGACCGAGGCGCTGCGTGCGGGTCGATCATACCTTGCGCATATTGATTCGCGGCGCGTCGCAGGATTGGCGAAGGCGGGCGCTGAGTTCAGTACCGATTGCGCCAGCGTTGCGGATGCGGACGTGGTGGTGTTGTGCCTGCCGACCCCGTTGGATGAGCATCTGCAGCCAGATCTGTCCTTTGTGACAGATACGCTCGACGCCATCGCGCCGCATGTCCGGGCTGGGCAACTGCTTTCGCTGGAAAGCACGACTTACCCCGGGACCACCGAGGAGGAGGTCTGTGCGCGGGTGGCGGCTCGCGGTTTCACGGTTGGCGAGGATGTCTTCGTCGTCTATTCGCCCGAGCGGGAAGATCCGGGCAATGCCGCCTTCACGACACGCACGGTGCCCAAGGTCGTGGGTGGCGCGACGCCGGCCTGCCTGGAGCGCGGCGTGGCGTTCTACAGCCGCGTGGTCGATCAGGTGGTGCCGGTCAGCTCGCTGCGGGCGGCGGAGATGACCAAGCTGCTGGAGAACATTCACCGGGCTGTGAATATCGGGCTGGTCAACGAGATGAAGATGGTGGCCGATGCGATGGATATCGACATCCACGAGGTCATCGACGCCGCTTCAACCAAGCCTTTCGGCTTCGTGCCTTATCGCCCTGGTCCCGGGCTCGGCGGGCATTGCATTCCCATCGATCCGTTCTACCTCAGCTGGAAGGCGCGGGAGTTCGGGGTGGATACGCGCTTCATCGAGTTGGCGGGGCAGGTGAATCACGCCATGCCGGGTTGGGTGGTTAGCAAGGTCAGCGAGGCGCTCAATGCTCACGGCAAGCCGGTGAAGGGGAGCCGCATCCTGATTCTCGGCATTGCCTACAAGAAGAATGTGGACGACATGCGCGAGACGCCGGCGGCGGAGGTCATGAAGCTGCTGGCCGAGCGCGGGGCGGTTCTGAGTTATTCGGACCCGCATGTGCCGCGCTTCAAGCCGATGCGGCGCTACCGCTTCGATCTGGAAAGCGTGCCGTTGAGCGCGGAGACCTTGGCGGCGCAGGATTGCGTCGTTCTGGTGACGGACCACGATGCCTTCGACTACGAGCTGATCGGGCGCGCGAGTGAGCTGATCGTGGATACACGTGGCCGCTTTCGCGGGGGTGCTCCAGGAGTGGTGGCTGCGTAG
- a CDS encoding NADP-dependent oxidoreductase codes for MSNTDKPSRNRQFLLAHRPVGEPGPDTWELAEASLHEPADGQVLIRHDYISVDPAMRGWMNAGKSYVPPVEIGAVMRAYAGGEVVASKHPDFSEGDAVTGVLGVQEYSISDGKGLRKVDLSLAEMPIYLSVLGMTGMTAYFGLFDVGEYREGDVVVVSGAAGAVGMIVGQIAKLKGSQVVGIAGGPEKCRYVTEELGFDACIDYKAEDVAQRLGVLCPKGVDLYFDNVGGDILEAVLSRIALHARVVICGAISQYNATKPRGPANYLQLLVQRATMRGMVVFDHAARYHEAAQAMSGWLGEGKLKHREDIVEGLEQFPDALMRLFRGENTGKLLLRVDH; via the coding sequence ATGTCGAATACCGACAAGCCTTCCCGCAATCGCCAGTTCCTGCTGGCCCATCGTCCGGTCGGCGAGCCTGGCCCGGATACCTGGGAGTTGGCCGAAGCGTCCCTGCACGAGCCTGCGGACGGTCAGGTGCTGATCCGCCACGACTACATCTCGGTAGATCCGGCCATGCGCGGCTGGATGAACGCCGGCAAGTCCTATGTGCCGCCGGTGGAGATCGGCGCCGTCATGCGCGCCTACGCGGGCGGCGAGGTGGTCGCCTCCAAGCACCCCGATTTTTCCGAAGGCGATGCCGTGACCGGCGTGCTGGGTGTGCAGGAATATTCGATCAGCGACGGCAAGGGTCTGCGCAAGGTCGATCTCTCGCTGGCAGAGATGCCGATCTACCTCAGCGTGCTGGGCATGACCGGCATGACTGCCTACTTCGGTCTCTTCGATGTCGGCGAGTATCGCGAGGGCGATGTGGTGGTCGTGTCCGGCGCCGCCGGCGCTGTTGGCATGATCGTCGGCCAGATCGCCAAGCTCAAGGGTAGCCAGGTCGTCGGCATTGCCGGAGGTCCGGAGAAATGTCGCTACGTGACCGAGGAGCTGGGCTTCGACGCCTGCATCGACTACAAGGCGGAGGATGTCGCGCAGCGCCTCGGTGTGCTCTGCCCGAAGGGTGTTGATCTGTATTTCGACAATGTCGGCGGTGACATCCTGGAAGCCGTGTTGTCGCGCATTGCGCTGCACGCGCGCGTCGTCATTTGCGGCGCCATCTCGCAGTACAACGCGACCAAGCCGCGCGGCCCGGCCAACTACCTGCAGCTGCTGGTGCAGCGCGCCACCATGCGCGGCATGGTGGTCTTCGACCATGCCGCGCGCTATCACGAGGCTGCGCAGGCCATGTCGGGCTGGCTGGGCGAGGGCAAGCTGAAGCACCGCGAGGATATCGTCGAGGGACTGGAGCAGTTCCCTGATGCACTGATGCGCCTTTTCCGCGGCGAGAACACCGGCAAGCTGCTGCTGCGCGTCGACCACTGA
- a CDS encoding PilZ domain-containing protein encodes MFADETIAPTELTLLPVLRPSPTLRKLQPGTAIRLHGRLAGATFELETTLLASELNEAGGQLVCHMPQHGHLHERRQLPRFPIPPATERAVAIVHLPGEVMLCRPVDISRGGLRLRLDTPEVDIGELQVVYCELRRGEDLLQSKLDLRWKRFLDGCLHFGGPLLSREPAFARTLDRLVAEAERSWLRQRDQP; translated from the coding sequence ATGTTCGCCGACGAGACCATAGCTCCCACCGAGCTGACACTGCTCCCCGTCCTGCGGCCGAGCCCAACGCTTCGCAAACTGCAACCGGGCACCGCCATCCGCCTGCATGGCCGCCTGGCCGGCGCCACCTTCGAGCTGGAGACGACGCTGCTCGCAAGCGAGCTGAATGAAGCCGGCGGACAGCTCGTCTGCCACATGCCGCAGCATGGCCATCTTCACGAGCGACGACAGCTGCCCCGCTTCCCGATCCCGCCCGCCACAGAGCGCGCGGTGGCCATCGTGCACCTTCCGGGCGAGGTCATGCTGTGCCGACCGGTGGACATCAGCCGCGGCGGCCTGCGTCTGCGCCTCGACACCCCGGAAGTCGACATCGGCGAGCTGCAGGTCGTCTACTGCGAGCTGCGCCGCGGCGAGGATCTGCTGCAATCGAAGCTCGACCTGCGCTGGAAGCGCTTCCTCGACGGCTGCCTCCACTTCGGCGGCCCCCTGCTCTCGCGCGAACCGGCCTTCGCCAGAACGCTGGACCGGCTCGTCGCCGAAGCCGAGCGCAGCTGGCTGCGCCAGCGCGATCAACCGTGA
- a CDS encoding efflux RND transporter permease subunit, with protein MRSITDAFHRLTLGAPWLVALLLLAVLGAAAWQAQYFKLDASADSLILEGDEDLAYFREIAAEFGTQDFLVVTYRPQDERGLFEDATLAHLKQLRDELAGLEFVDSVQSMLDVPLIQSPPTTLREIQREQRTLLDPGTDREMAKEEFRESPFYANLIMNQEATVTAILVNLKPDERAAELLDRRQQLRSMQREDSADFGEEEAAELARVEEAYGARKAQVQAELQRNISSVRELLEGYRDEAEIFLGGLPMISADMINFVSNDIATFGIGVALFILLLLAISFRRLRWVVIPSLVCAASCLATVGFLGLVDWRVTIVSSNFISLLLILSLSLTIHLVVRYRELHALHPQQSMPELVRGTIDSKFLPSVFTVLTTVVSFASLAVSGIRPVIDFGLMMTVGVCFSFVLCFLIFPSALARLSPGAPQPVEQQARNFTARVNSVLAALSERAPGTLMLAFVLVGGVAIAGMARLSVENRFIDYFHDSTEIHQGMLVIDRELGGTTPLDIILEPPQWFLEEQKELEEMDLPDLGGGGLTAESYWYNARNLRDLTEIHDYIDAQPETGKVLSMATTMRMLKILNEGEWPGDFMLSLIQRMAPDQIVENLFDPYMSEDGNRMRIALRVVDSDPDLRRNEFLTRIENGLIENFDLEPQQVHLTGMMVLYNNVMQSLYRSQAATLGVVFVAIGLMFLLLFGSPKMALIGIAPTVVAALSVLGMMGWLAIPLDIMTITIAAITIGIGVHDTIHYSYRFRDEVRERGYEGAISRSHMSVGRAMFYTTLVVTLGFSILVMSNFVPTIYFGLFTGVAMVFALIANLTLLPVLLKRFRPFPEGAAA; from the coding sequence ATGCGATCGATCACCGATGCCTTCCATCGACTGACGCTGGGCGCGCCCTGGCTGGTGGCGCTATTGCTGCTGGCCGTTCTGGGCGCGGCTGCCTGGCAGGCGCAGTATTTCAAGCTGGACGCGTCAGCCGACTCGCTGATCCTGGAGGGCGACGAGGATCTCGCCTACTTCCGCGAGATCGCGGCGGAGTTCGGTACGCAGGACTTCCTGGTCGTGACCTATCGACCGCAGGATGAGCGCGGGCTCTTCGAGGACGCGACGCTGGCGCATCTCAAGCAGTTGCGCGACGAGCTGGCCGGACTGGAATTCGTTGATTCGGTGCAGAGCATGCTGGATGTACCGCTCATCCAGAGTCCGCCCACAACCCTGCGCGAGATTCAGCGCGAGCAGCGCACATTGCTCGATCCCGGCACCGATCGCGAGATGGCGAAGGAAGAGTTCCGCGAGAGCCCCTTCTACGCCAACCTGATCATGAACCAGGAAGCCACTGTCACGGCGATCCTGGTCAATCTGAAGCCCGACGAGCGCGCCGCTGAGCTGCTGGACCGGCGCCAGCAGCTGCGCAGCATGCAGCGCGAGGACAGTGCCGATTTCGGCGAGGAGGAGGCAGCCGAACTCGCCCGCGTCGAGGAAGCGTACGGCGCGCGCAAGGCGCAGGTGCAGGCGGAGCTGCAGCGCAATATCTCCAGCGTGCGCGAGTTGCTGGAGGGCTACCGCGACGAGGCGGAGATATTCCTGGGCGGCCTGCCGATGATCAGCGCCGACATGATCAATTTCGTGAGCAACGACATTGCCACCTTCGGCATTGGCGTGGCGCTCTTCATCCTGTTGTTGCTGGCGATTTCCTTCCGCCGACTGCGCTGGGTAGTGATCCCCTCCCTGGTCTGTGCTGCTTCCTGCCTGGCTACGGTGGGCTTCCTCGGGCTGGTCGACTGGCGCGTGACCATCGTTTCGTCCAACTTCATTTCGTTGTTGCTGATCCTCAGCCTGTCGCTGACCATCCACCTCGTCGTGCGCTACCGCGAGTTGCACGCGCTGCATCCGCAGCAATCGATGCCGGAGCTGGTACGCGGCACCATCGACAGCAAATTCCTGCCCTCGGTCTTCACGGTGCTGACCACCGTGGTGTCCTTTGCGTCGCTGGCTGTCAGCGGCATCCGGCCGGTGATCGATTTCGGCCTGATGATGACGGTGGGCGTGTGCTTTTCCTTCGTGCTCTGTTTCCTGATCTTTCCTTCGGCGCTGGCCAGGCTATCGCCGGGCGCGCCGCAGCCGGTGGAGCAGCAGGCCCGCAACTTCACCGCGCGCGTCAATAGCGTCTTGGCTGCGCTCAGCGAGCGTGCGCCCGGCACGCTCATGCTCGCATTCGTGTTGGTGGGTGGCGTTGCCATCGCGGGCATGGCACGCCTCAGCGTGGAGAATCGCTTCATCGACTATTTCCACGATTCCACCGAAATCCATCAGGGCATGCTCGTCATCGACCGCGAGCTCGGTGGCACGACGCCACTGGACATCATCCTGGAGCCACCGCAATGGTTCCTGGAGGAGCAGAAGGAACTGGAGGAGATGGATCTGCCCGATCTCGGCGGGGGCGGGTTGACTGCGGAAAGCTACTGGTACAACGCGCGCAACCTGCGTGATCTGACGGAGATCCACGACTACATCGACGCGCAGCCCGAGACCGGTAAGGTGCTGTCCATGGCCACGACCATGCGCATGCTCAAGATTCTCAACGAGGGCGAGTGGCCCGGGGACTTCATGCTGTCGCTTATCCAGCGCATGGCGCCGGATCAGATCGTGGAGAATCTCTTCGACCCCTACATGTCCGAGGATGGTAATCGCATGCGCATCGCCTTGCGCGTGGTCGATTCGGACCCTGACCTGCGCCGCAACGAGTTCCTGACGCGTATCGAGAATGGCTTGATCGAGAACTTCGATCTGGAGCCCCAGCAGGTGCACCTCACCGGCATGATGGTGCTCTACAACAATGTCATGCAGAGCCTGTATCGCTCGCAGGCGGCGACGCTGGGTGTGGTCTTCGTGGCCATCGGCTTGATGTTCCTGCTGCTCTTTGGCTCGCCCAAGATGGCGTTGATCGGGATCGCGCCCACCGTTGTCGCGGCGCTGTCGGTTCTGGGCATGATGGGGTGGTTGGCAATCCCGCTCGACATCATGACGATCACCATTGCCGCCATCACTATTGGCATCGGCGTGCACGACACCATCCACTACAGTTATCGCTTCCGCGATGAGGTCCGTGAGAGGGGCTACGAAGGCGCGATTTCGCGCTCTCACATGAGCGTGGGTCGGGCGATGTTCTACACCACGCTGGTGGTCACGCTGGGCTTCTCGATCCTGGTGATGTCGAACTTCGTGCCTACGATCTACTTCGGGCTGTTCACCGGCGTAGCCATGGTCTTCGCGTTGATCGCGAACCTGACGCTGCTGCCGGTACTGCTCAAGCGCTTCCGGCCCTTCCCGGAGGGCGCTGCTGCGTGA